The genomic segment ttttatgttaattcaACATCTTTAATCCTGTGAGTTATCCACCATTTCTCGACAACCAAGGAGTGAGTGCTGAGATCACATAGCAGCTTCTTATCTAATAGAATACCATTGTATATGAATCAGTAAAAACACCAGGAATGGGAATAATGACAAATATCTAAGTAAGTTGTGAAATCTCACTACCTATTATAGGTATTTTTAAGAACTCTTTGTAAGCGGATGCTAGAAGTAGACAAATTATTTAGTGTAAAATCCTATGTTCACATCAGTAAAATATTGCAGGCTAGAGATATCTTTTGATTTCTAATctactgttttatgtattttatatacaaaatatataaatttcacAATAAATCAAACACAGTGATGCCATTTGCTATGTTTTATTTTGCTAGTAGCTTATTAAACATAACATGCAAATAACCAAAGAGAAACATACATGACTTAGAgtgaaaaataattctagaaaagTTTCACTAGGTAAGTATGCAAATTCGTAATACTAAAAATACTTCTTTAAGTGCATGAGGCTTCATGTATTTTGCAAAATTCTTGGCCTCAAAATCTACCACCTATTTTTTAACCAGACAAATTTGAATGTATCAAGATAATTTGGTTCAAGACAGTAAACATCCAGATGTATTTAATCCAGGCTTTGGGGCACATTAAGATTTAAGGATTATAAAACTTGTCTGATTTCCATGCCACCAGTAAAAGGCTTTGCACATCATTTgacagtagaaataaaaaaacactgaatttacAAATAAAGCATTGAGTTTTATGTCTAttcgtgtatatgtgtgtgttcttGTGATGAAATAGGCCtgcatttcatcttttctttaaaaaaaaataaatgtttacaaaacatttctatcagattttaaaattcatggaagtaataaacagtaataaaataCGGATACTATGAAAACTGACACACAGGAAAACATAACCATAAAATATTGTTCCAGGATACAGATATTAATTAAGAGTGATTTCATTTGCAACACGTAGACATTCATACATATCCGGTGGAAGGCTAGTTTCTGAGATGCGATTACCATCCAAACGCAAATGCTTGATCTTGGAGTAGGATAATGGCCCCAGGAtcttgcagaagctctttacgtcaaactctaaaatttaaagaacagaaaacattAATCACTTTTCGGTACACTggctcaaaacaataaaaaatttatgtttaaaatagtataaaataggACCTCTTCCCTTTTAGAAAAGtcataatatagtatatatttgaatttgaaaCCATTAAAGGCATATTTCAGGCTACCAAAACGGCACAGCAACATTTAGTAAAGAGTAATCATGGTAGATCAAGATATTcagtataatattttaaagaacagaacttatttattattagaaGTTGTTTTTGAAAAGGCATTCAGTAAGCGTGTCATATTAtctaacaactttttaaaaatagtctaacctgaagaaatataaatggatCCTGTTGCTGTATGAACAGTCTCAATGTAAGTACTCTTTGGTTTTGCATCTAAAAATAAGAGGGGTTAACTAGATGATCTATAAAGAATTTTCTAGCAACCACACACCATGACCATGATAAACTTCCAAGGCAAAAACCAAATCATTCCAGCAATCACACACCATAACAATGATCAAAATTCTAAGGCAAAAACCTAATCATGGCATGTCCACCATCTGAacccatgttttttgtttgtttgtttgtttatttttgtccatGGTCAAAAAGCTGCCACAAGTGAAACACTGATTTACTTTGTAATAGAAACCAAGAGTGTTACTGAATTGGCTGACCTGTGTATACACAGAAACTATGTTTGCCTATATCTATTTTAGAGTAACATTTTCAAGTCCTTTATCTTGTTTTCGTTTTCAAACTCTAGTTAACAAAGACTTCAGCGGAACCCCAAAcacacatgctttttaaaataactcatcAGTCAATTCCAGGGATTTTTCTATGGTACCAACATGTGAGAAAgtgaggaaaaatggaaagaagatgcGAATAATCTCATCTTGGAATTCTACCTCTGCCACTTACCCACGTGGGCAACACTGGAACACTTATCTGATCTCCTTGTTAGAAATACATCTATCTTACCGTGTTGCATGAAGATTAGATTAAGGTGTGTAGAGCACTTCACACAATACTAGTACATAGTATGTCCTAAATAATGACTAATATCCTTTTAATTTTGCTGTCTTTCCAAATTACTCTACATTAGGAAGATCTCTGATTAGGCTAATGCTTAGAGTTgcaaatttgaaatagaaaacagtttattttcgCTATCTATTCcctaatattagaaaaaaattaaggggaACTTTCTGTATTAAGTAAATGTGAAATGTTGATATAGATGATTATTATCTGGCAAAATAACCTAAACTGAGGTGATGAATGAAACTGAGGTGATGCAATGAGAATACCAAACCAAATGTAGAAagataaggaagaaaggaaggaaactatTATGTTACCTTTTCAAATGACCACTATGTACTGGGCACTGTGGTTTCTATCTCAGCTTGGCACTGACAGGCTATTGACCTTTCTCCCATAGATCTCTCTTCCCATCTTCCACACCAGCCCTTCCATCCTTTACTAATACAATGTCTACCTTCAAATGTGCCTGTATCTGTATCCTTCTTTGTTTCAGAGAAAGTAGCAGCCCTGCTCTTGCAAATAATTTCTACCCACCAAATCTAATGTATTCCATCATCCCTCAAACATCATAAATTCCTTTAGCATTTTGGTCTGTCAGAGAGTATCCTTGCTCCTGACCGCACATGTTTAAAATGAGGAATCTTATATTGCCACATAGTGAATTTTCCACTGGAAACAACAAGAGTGGTTTAGCTGTGTTAGCCTGACTGTGTATTGTGTGACAGTCAAACAGCACCAACCCTTACCTTGGCTGCTTTTCAGAAAAAACAAAGAGCATGTGGAGCTTCAGGGTTGGCAAGCATGGTCTTCTTTATGAGAATGTTTAACCCTACTAGGGGTTATATGAAACTGGCAGAATTAACAAATGTCATATGTATAAAGTATATTGTAATATTTTCTGACAGCAATACCTTTATTCAGTATGGCCAGAAAACCAATTTTCATCATGTAGAGATGTTCAAATTCAATAGGCTCGTTTGCAGACATTATTACTTTATATGTGAATCAGTGTTTCCTGCTTGATTTTTCATTTAGAAAGTCTTATCTGTGAATCATGGTCTTTCTCTTCTGCCAAGCTCTGCCAAAGATTAATGGCAGAGTTACCCTGGTGGGAAATGGTGGATTTCAATTTCCCATTGGAATCTATACTGCTTAAGTTGAGGAATGTCCCTGAAGACCAGATAAATGCATAAACAATCCAAATGCATCAGATCAAACTTCATCcagaagataaatgaaaaataaagagaggggaaaaagaaagtTTGGAAATATCAAATGAGTTGCAGGATTgtacctaagaaaaaaaaagctctgtaatacaatttttttttcctaaggaaaaaaaaaaaaaaagatgttagacTCTCccatcatatttctttttctctttttctctttaatcttCTTCACAGTCTCCCAGAGCACTGTGATGGCCACACACCACAACAGAGATAACAGAGGCAGATGATGATCATGACAGCAGAGTAACATGTTGAGTCTCAACTAGTTGATGTCAGGAAAGACCATGAGACAATATGggaccaggcacaatggctcacacctgtaatcccagtactttgggaggccaaggcggatggatcaatTAAAGTCGGGAGGTCGAGAAagcctggttaacatgatgaaaccgccatctctactaaaaacacaaaaattagcctggtggtggtggtggcctgaggcgggagaatcgcctgagcctgggaggtggaggttgcgatgagccgagattgcaccaccgcattccagtctgggcgacagagtaagaccctgtcacaaaaagaaggaaggaaagaaggaaggaaggaaggaaggaaggaaggaaggaaggaaggaaggaaggaaggaaggaaggaaggaaggaaggaaggaaggaagggagggagggagggagggagggagggagggagggagggagggagggagagaggaaggaaggaagggagggaggaaggaaggaaggaaggaaggaaggaaggaagaaagaaagaaaggaaggaaggaagaaagggactatatgggcttcttttttttttttttttttttttttttggagacggagtctcgctctgtctatATGGGCTTCTTTGTGGCTGTGGAGTTTACCAACTGTGCCACTTTTGAACTCATTTCTTCCTCCCTCATTTAGATCTTGTCAAAAAATAACTGTAGGACACAAATCTAAgccataaaggagaaaaataataagagatagaTATGAGGAGGTAACACAGTAGGATAAATTGGTCTGCAATTTTTAATTTGAAGACTTATATATTGAATTCTGTGACCTCAATTGTTCCTTATCTGGATACACCAAAGAAAGGCTGGATATTGGATATATGATTGAGCTAGAATGATTCTTTGTTTGAAGTAGAGGGAcattttgttgccttttttttttttttttttttttttctttccccaagacagccttgctctgtcgtccaggctggagtgcagtagcacgatctctgctcattgcaacctccatctcccgggttcaagcaattctcctggctcagcctcccaagtagctgggattacaggagtgcgccaccagacctggctaatttttgtatttttagtagagatggggtttcatcatgttggccaggctggtctcaactcctgacctggtgatcggcccacttcggcctcccgaaatgctgggattacaagcgagaCCCCCCCGCACCCGGccgacattttatttttttaatggagccaGATGCAATATTTGTGTTGCGCAGCTCAGGTATTTAAACACTTGAGGAAACATCAAACACATCAAACAGGAACAGCTTTTTACTTACTCTCAAGTTGATTGACCTCCAGGTAATAGTTTTCAAGGTTTTCATTGACGGTTGGTATGTTTTTAAGCTTGTTATAGGACAGATCCAGCTCAACCAGGGATGACACATTGAAAGAATTTCCAGGTATTCCACTATCAGCCAGTTCATTGTGAGACAAACGCAGATACTGCAATGCATTAAAACGCTTGAAATACTCATCAGGGATGTTGCTGATCTTATTGTTGTCTAAGTAGAGAGTTagaagagagacagggagaccaGAAGGCAGTTTGGCTATCTGATTGAAGCTCAAGTCAAGGTATTCGAGTGATTTAAGACCTCTTAAAGCAGCTGAAACAGCATCCTCTTTCAGCCGATTGTGTTGGAGATGGATGAAGGTCAGGTTTACCAGTCCTTCAAAAGAGCCCAGCTTTGTGATCTTGTTATGAGTAAGCTGCAGATCCTCCAGAGATTTGGGAAGTGGGCCCACAGACTCTGTCAGGTTGTTGTAGTTTATATGCAGCTTCTTCAGTTGTTTCAACTTAGAGAAAACTCTCCCTTTTATCTTGGAGTTTTCTAGAAGGTTGTGATCTAGAATGAGCCACTGCAGATCAGTTACATTCTCAAAGGCCTTTTCATCAATATGGTCAATCTGGTTATTCCTAAGGTAAAGATACTTGATTCCAGGAGGCACCATTGGTACACTTTTCAATTTCAGCTCATCACAGTACATGGCACTTGGGTAGCTTTCAGGGCAGTTACATTCTGGTGCACAGTTTGGTGATGATTGCCCATAAATTGATAGGGGAAAATCATAATCATAGTACTGGCCACTGGTACCACCAATCAATGCCAGGAAGAGAGTAAATGCACTTAGACTCATTTTTGGCAAATGGTTTGAATCCTAAATAAAGTtgaaacatttattaataaaaaatatatactttcaaGAAAAGGATATTCAACTTACAACATTAAATGCATTATAAAATGTGCATTTTGTTATTCTTATAGCTATTTTTAGTGCATCTAACGGCgtctcttcaatttttatttaggtATGAGGACAAAGGTGTATGTTTACAACTGTGTGGTGAGCAGGTTTCAGGTTAGATTGCGTACACGTGCGCCCCCTTCTGGGAGAGCCAGGCCTAATTGTTCCAGTCAATCTCTTTAGGCTCTTCCTTAATGAAATGCCTGCCTGTAAGAGGTTTCTGGGTGGTGTTCATTGACCACCGAATTAGACTACTGCTTCAGATCATCTCTCAGAAAACGAGAATGAGAAGACAGTTGTTAACTGTATACTCTACTCTACCATTCGACATCATTAAAATGACTCATGAAGAAGATCCTTACGGGAATATGGGCAACCTGAGGTTTTGCTTGTATGTGGGAGGGAAATGGAAGGCACATTCCTTTAAAAGTATCCGGTTATTGTTGGTTCTGAGGAAGGAGAACAGAATTCTTGGTGCTGGTGTGCGTGCATACTAGTGCACGTTGTGCTTGACATTCCACACTTTTTAAAGCACACTGCAAAACTGTGTTCTGAAACTAATATTTCATAAATTAGCTATTTACTAAATTAAATATTAGTAATATTTAAGAATTACTAATATTTATCAGGAAAATGTCACATTCTAAGGGTTTCTCTATCTGGAAAGAGATTCAACAGGTAGAGAAAGATagtattttccaagttttcaatTAGAATTATAGTCTCTCTCAATTACTCACAAGTTCTCTACTTTCTTCATGCCAAAATCAAAGATGCCATGATTTGCATGTATCTGGCTTTTAGTGACCTCACAGAATGGAGGTGGGAGAGAGGTGGGACGTTTTTAAAGTTTGGATTTAATACTGGTATTAGAACTATCTAGTAAATTATTCCATTgagaatatgaatttaaaataatgtgtaacAGTTATCTTCTCATAGGAACATGTTTCTAAGGTGAGGTTCAAAAAAGTCCATTTCAGTGTCTTAAGGAGGTGCGGCAATTTAGATATGGGAAAATTAGAATATAAGAGTTAGACTTTTATAGAGTGAAGAGTTGTGGCTGAGTTGGTAGCCCTGGGAGATAAATCATTAATGTGAAGAAAGATCTACATTCTAATAGATAACTGAGAATATTGTATCTTCCTATGAAAGTATGATTACAAGCTTTTGGATCAAGGTAGTTTGGGATAAGCAGGATCTCTGGGGTAAGAAACTGAAAAcgtcttttatttgttttaatttgaaattataagGCACTTTGTTTCAGATCAGATGGAACGTTATAAAACAGTTGATAGAAATACTTCGATTGCTGACATAATGTAACATGTAGCCAGATTCTCAGTAAATTACTCTCTAAGATTATAATGGGGGGCATTTAATATTGTTGACAGAACTTGCCATAATAAAATTGCATAGCACTAAAAAGAACATGATGACATATTCCCAGAGTTATTTATAAGTTACAGAATGCAAATACTGTAAAGATTTGTCTTGCTTTATTAAtaagctattttaaatttagtatataccaaaatatttatGGTAACTATAAGGTGAgtattaaaaagtaatgaaaaatgcTTCCACATTTTTTGGCAAAGTAAAAACAAGGATGCTGAACTGAAAGAGAGTTTGTGACCATATAATGACTCTACTATGAGACAAAATCACACTCTActtccctcagttttctcaaataCCTGTGGCTATAGAGAAAATGCTGTTTCCAAAAACTAAATCATTTCccagaatttctttaaaaattcattccttAAGGCATATATccaagaaacaattttttaaattaacaaaacagaaataaataatccaTAAGAGTCTCTAAATCTTTTAGCTCATGTTTTATAACATAGAATGTGTATtgtaaattataacaaattgccacaatatacttattaaaagatattttgaatgCTGATTAAAATGACCTTTCCTTGCTCCAGTATTAGAGTCCAATACTAACATATATAACTAATTAGCATACataacaaacattttaatttctatattttttcactGTGTCTACTTTAACTATTTTCTCAGTCTAACCTTGAAACTTTTTATAACTTCCCTTGCCAAGCAATATAGCATATACTGTATAAAATCTCAAATCTATAAATCATGGAAAACATATTAAACAAAATGTGAAACTAACTGCTCAAAACTGTGGATTTGCTGTGGAATAGCAATTGGCAAAATTGCTCTGGAATTTTTCCTGTTCCTGTTACAAAAAACACTGTCCCAAACAGTTACCATCCCCAGTGCGATAGTTAAAACAGCACTTACCTTACTGTCTTGACACTGCTTTCGTTAATTCTTAAAGCAGATGCACTATGGACAAGAATCCACCAATATATGCTGTAAACTCTGTCAGGACGGAACTGGCTGCCAGATTCTGAGTGATACAAGAGCTGAAGGGGGGTGGGGAGACCCAGCCCAGTCACGCCAGTCTCTAAATGGAGTTATGTCATTGTGGGGATCTTGTGGTGTGGCATGTGAACACTGCTCTCTAACGAAGTGCAGGTGAATGTGGGGAGGAAGGACAGCCCAGCTCATTCCCTATGGAATGGGAGAGAGATACGTGTTTAACTAGCTCAAATACCATAGCTTTTAACCAAGGATTGAGTCCTGCTTCAAATAAGGAAGCTCACTGTGAGAACATTTTTCTTACAAACCTCTTTACATCTGTGGCTGTGGCAACAATTAAGTGCAATGCACTCAGCCAACTATCATGTTTATCTAAAGATCTCATAAATCATAAGCAGGGCAAATAATTTCAGGAAAACACAAATGAACAGACTCAGAGGAATTGAATCCCTTTGCCTATCACTTTTGAAATCAATATAGATTTACTTGGACTAACTTAATTTTTTGGTCATGAGGGTAACTTacattagttttgaaatgtgaaatatgCTTCATATACTCTTGGATACACATGATAAATATCAGCATTTCGAGTTTACTTCTAATGCTAAGGAGACTCATTTTATGTTACTCAGGTCTGGAACCAATCAGCAAAGTCTTGTCTGTTTCTTATTTTGTGGATTTTGTTTAGGAATTCACCCAAAACCTTACTTGGGGATAGCATTCTATAGCTTAAtgccaaaaaacataaaataacagagaaaaaaataaatttatactaaAAGTATCACAAGGCAATAATCTTTCATTCTCTCATTGcatgctataatttttttttcaaagttaaaagTTATTCAAAGTTATAATCTCCCAAAGACCTGGCTGGATATATCTTTCATTATCAGCTCCTGATGCATGGTTTCAGCAAATGAGAGGTGTACTTAAATCCTTGTCTAtttcattttgtgattttatcagttatatttatgtgatttttttctaaaatgtttcatttcctcATATTTATAAGAACTTTTACAACAAGATATTTTAGTATAAATTGTCACattgtatttttgtctttaaaaataactatattacATTTTAGCAGTGAGACTTGTGGAAGATTAACTCCATGACTAATACTGCATTTGCCTGATAAAAGACTATTAGAATAAATGCCTTATTTTTGTAATAGAactgttcaaaaacaaaaagtaatcttCTTGAAAGTAACTAATGGAATTGTAAGATGATTCATAAGCATACAATTtttactaatattattttaagaaaattattgatAGGCATCAGTTTCAACAAAGTAACTGAACAAATTTATaaggaattaagaaaaaaagaccaaTCAAATATAATTAAGTGATCTTGTTATAAGAGTATTCTTAAAACAATGCTAAGTATTAATTTTGAGTGTATCAAATTCTATAATCTGAGCTCTTGTTACAACAATTCCACCTATCCATTCCTTAAGTTTTTTCTGTATAAAGCGACACA from the Macaca thibetana thibetana isolate TM-01 chromosome 11, ASM2454274v1, whole genome shotgun sequence genome contains:
- the LUM gene encoding lumican, with the protein product MSLSAFTLFLALIGGTSGQYYDYDFPLSIYGQSSPNCAPECNCPESYPSAMYCDELKLKSVPMVPPGIKYLYLRNNQIDHIDEKAFENVTDLQWLILDHNLLENSKIKGRVFSKLKQLKKLHINYNNLTESVGPLPKSLEDLQLTHNKITKLGSFEGLVNLTFIHLQHNRLKEDAVSAALRGLKSLEYLDLSFNQIAKLPSGLPVSLLTLYLDNNKISNIPDEYFKRFNALQYLRLSHNELADSGIPGNSFNVSSLVELDLSYNKLKNIPTVNENLENYYLEVNQLEKFDVKSFCKILGPLSYSKIKHLRLDGNRISETSLPPDMYECLRVANEITLN